The window AAGCAACTTGGAGCGATAAGCTGAATCTAAAGAAATTAGTATTACACAGTAAATGCATACGGAATCGCCTGCCTAAAAGGGAAGGTACTATGAGTTAATCCTGATAGAGAGCTACTCATTAATCAGTGGCGTATCATTTCCTTGTTAAGCAAAAGCCTAATGTGTTGCCCCTACTTCTGTCTTGTGATTAGTAAACTTGACTGCGCAGAGACAACTAGACTGCAGCTGAGCAACAAAGAACAAAGGGTGGGTACAGTAGGGCGCCGCGCGGCAGCTGACTCGAATGGTTTTGTCGAATATGGTGGTGGCCACAGGTCAGAGAACGAGTCAGTCGCTGGCCATCCTCCATAACTTCGTTTACTAAGAATCTACAAGAGCAAATCCTAACGACAATAATGTCCTCTGATGATGCTGACGACGCCCCTGACTCTGGGACTAGATTGCACACGCAGTCTCTAAAACGTGCTTTAGAAAGAGCAGTGCCTTATGATGTGTCTCTGTATGTGGACTGCTTCGCTTCTTCATCTGTCGTTGGTGAGGGTTTGCGGGAGTGCCTGCCCTGGGTCGCGAGGTGGTGCAGCTGGACGCGCAGCTTTTTCGTAAGACATTCTTCTCGCACGAGCAGACGACAGCTACAGCGAtttctctcctcctcaagGAATCCGTCTTGGATGGCCAGGAAATGGCGACacccgacgacgaagaaacACCCTGCGAGAGATGATCAAAGTGGCAGCACTGTCCAGCatcagcgccgcctcgttGTCTTCCAAACGCTATATTACCAACTGGCAGACTGACTCTTCCAAGTCTCTCTCCGTCACGGTTCCTACCCTCTCGACGCAGGGGCTCTTCCGCCCCCACCGGATGTACTTCTTATGGTCGGTGCCGCCGCAGGCGAAATTGGACTGTCACTCTGCAAGTGGGCGCTCAATAATGGTGCCAAACACCTAGTCATCACCTCCCGCAACCCCAGCTTCGGCCCCATCTTCCTATCTGGCGCGGAGCGTCTCAGCGCTTCTGTCCGCGTTCTCCCGATCGACGTCACTTCTCGAGAATTCGTTGAGGGCGTGGTGCGGCAAATCCGTGCTTCAATACCACCCGTCTTTGGCGTGGCTCAGCGTGCCATAGTGTTACAGGATAGGCTCTTACTCGACATGAGCAGCGACGAGTTGAACGGGACGCTCGCGGCAAAGCTAGAAGGGACCGAAATTCTTATCTCCGTGTTTTCCCAGTTCGAGTCTTCATCGGCACAGCAGGGATACAAACTCGACTTTTTCGTCATACTCTCGTCCTCCGCCTATTGATCCCCCTTCAGTCCCTACCGTCGCCCTAGGGTTGTCCAGGACCACCACTTCCACCACCACAGGCAAGGAAGGCGACTCTGCAGACTTTACAAGCAGGAGTCAGACTCCAGATGTTTCctccagcaacagcaaagcCACATCAGTATCCAaaaacgacgacaacaacgtATCATCAACTTCCTCTAATAACGGCAAGGAATACCAGCAGTATAAGCTCAAGACCAGCTTGCTTCCCCCCACAACCAAGCCCAAAATCCTCCGCCAAGAACGCATGTCCCGTGCCCAAGCCTGGATCTCGTTCGTCAGCAGGTATTTCCCCAACCAGGCCGCCTACAATATGGTTTTTCACTACCACGTCGCCACGCACTTCAGGCGACGACGCATTACCACAAGTGTCTGCGCATGTGCTTCAGTCAGCGCATCAGGGATGGCAGGCCTGTGCAGGGCCTCTTGGCTTCGTCGGCATTTGAGCTGGAGCATTTTGCTGATGCCAACAAGGACGACTTCAAGCAGGTGATGGACAAGTTCAAGACGCGTGTGTGGCATATCAAGAGAAGTAAATACTTGGGAATTACGGTGCTTTTTCGTAGCAAGGGCGTGCATAACACTGCATTTGGATATCACTATATTATCCCTAATGTTGTTGGTTAGTCGTTGTTCCTCTAGGACTTGAACCAGGCATATCGTCTGCAGTCTCTAGGGTCGCGCTCGCTCTCGCATCATAAGTACGCTAAGCGCGAGCAGGCAGACGAGGCAGATAGGTGCTACGCTAGGAGACTAGAGTATTGGCGCAAAGAGTTCGCTACGTTGCCTAATGCTCTGCCTCTCCTACCGTATGCATCGGTCCGTGCCCGACTATCTCGAAACAAGCATGATGCCTAAGAGTCCAAGATCCAGAGTGTATACCACAAACTGTCTCTAGACCTGGCCGCTGCAATCAGGAACGCCTGCAAACAGCTCCGCCTCAGCCCCTTCCACTTCtacctcgccgtcatccagATCTTCCTCGCGCGGCAAGCCAACTTCCAAGACGTCTGCGTCGGTCTCGTGGCCGCCAACCGCGACTCATCCTTGGACGATTCCGTCTTCCGCATGGTCGGCTACTTCGTCAACGTCCTCCCCGTTCAAACCCGCATCGACCCTAACCAGTCTTTCTCCACCATCATCAAGTCCGCCTCCCGCAAGGCCCTCTCAGCCTTCGCCCATGCCGGTGTCCCCTTTGACGTTCTTCTGGACGCGCTGGAGCTCCGCGatgggcgggcggcgacacgccgccgctgttCCAGGCGTCCATCAACTACCGCGCTGCCGGGCGCGGATGGGTCGAGGTGGCTCTGGGTAGCGACTGTTGGATGAGCTTGAGTGTGGAGGATGGGAAGGACGTGGAGCCACTATATGATATCAGTCTGGGGCTGGTGGACTTGGAGGACGTGGTACGCTTGATTTGCATTGCCAAGGGAAGCTTTACGGAGAGGAGGCTACGCGAGGAAGTGATTTTATATTTCctcccttcttcctttttcctcttccttttccaAATTATTCTGTACAAGGAAACGTACACCGCTTCCTGACTCTCGACTTGTCTCTCTTTCATAGTGGCGGACTCATATTTCCGACTCCTTGAAGCGTTCACCAGCAACCTAGACCTGCCTGTCGAGAGGGCCTCCCTCCATGACGAGGCCCGCATCTCCCGAGCCATCGATCTGGGCAAGGGGCCCGAGATGGACTTTGGCTGGCCATCAACCCTTTCTTGCGCGTCAGGGACATGTACCAACTGCACCCTCATCAGCCTGTCATAATCTATAGTCAATCCAACCTCTCCTCCAccaaccttgccgcccgcgtcgacgccgtggcAGAGGCACTTTTCAAAGCCGGCTGTGTGCCAGGCAACCACGTAGCTGTTCTATGCGAGCCCTCGGCAGACATAATCGTTGCcatgctcgccgtcctcaagaCCGGTTGTGTCTATGTAACCCTTGATACGAGCCTGCCCAATGCTCGTCACGCAGCCATGGTTCATATGTGCGGGCCTGTCTTGTTGCTGTTCCACGCTGCCACAGAGAAGAATGTTTTTAAGCTGAGTGTCGAGTCGACTGCAACGCTTCAGCAGATGAGTCTAACTGCTATTGCGGATTCTGGCCTTGGTGCCAAGGATGAACCTCCGCTGCGCCTGGATGATGCAGATGCACCTGCTGTTCTGCTCTTCACGTCCGGGTCGACTGGCAAGCCAAAGGGTGTTGTTCTGACACAGGGCAACTTCACAAACCATCTGGCACTGAAGACCCATTTGCTATCCCTCGGTCGAGAGCGCGTTCTCCAGCACAGCcccctcggcttcggcatgTCCATTATCAAAGTCTTCTGCGCGCTTGCCAACGGCGGAGCTCGGGTAGCTGCCCCTCGCAACATGCGCCGGGATCTCGTGGCACTAACGGACCTAGTAGTTGAGCACCGCGTTTCGCTAATCCTTGCCACGCCGTCAGAGTACTTTGCCTGGTGACAGTATAGGTCCTCATTGTTGAGGGAGCACAGGGCATGGAAGCACGCTTGTATTGGCGGCAAGTTGGTCACAGCACAGTTGAAGAGGGAGCTGAAGTTCCTAATGTTAGAAGGCCTGAGGTTGACAAACTGTACAAGTCGGACAGATATCACAGCAGATGTTTCGTTCCAGTCAATCAACCTGGACGAATCAACCCGCCTTGGCGACGGtgaggaggttgaggaggagggcaaggcAGAGCGGCAGTTGCAAGAGCAGTTTGCTGTCAGCAAAGCCTTACCAAACTACACAGCCCGTATCCTTAACCCAGCCGGCAAGCCTCAGCCTATACACTACACAGGAGAAATCTACATCAGCAGTAAGGGAGTCGCCATGCGCAGCTACCTAGGCCTGCCTAAAAAGACGCGCAAGAAGTTCTTCTCAGATCCAAGCAGTAGCAACATCCTCTACCGCTCGGGCGACTCTAGCCAGCTCCTTTCCCACGGCACGTTACTCTGCTTCGGCCGGCTCGAGGGAGACCTGCAGATCAAGCTCCGCGGCTTGcgtctcgagctcgaggaggttGAGACTGCCCTGCTCGGAGCATCCAAAGGCCTGCTTTccaccatcgtcgtctcccGCGATAGAGACGTCCTCGTGGCCCATGCCACCATATAACCTCAACCGCGGCGGAAAAACAACAGCAATCGGCGACTCCGAGCTGACCTCCATCCTCCGCCGTCTCCACGGCCGTCTCCCACAGTACTTCATGCCCGCAGCCATCATCCCCCTCAACACCCTCCCTACCAGCCCCAATGGCAAGTTTGACCGCAAGGCGATTGCAGCGCTCGCCCCGCCTGCCACCGCTCCCAATTCAACCGACCAAGTACAGGCTGCCTGGGTCGAGGtgggagaaagagaagaagagaaaaaaacaaTGAACATCCGCGAAGGCGAGCTCAGCCTCCTCTGGGAATGGGTCCTTCCTTCGACCGCGACGATCGCCATGGGCCGCGTCACACCCCTGTCGGAATTTTTCATGCGCGGAGGCAACTTCATGCCGGTGATGCGATTGCAGGCGCTGATTAGCGAATCCATGGGCGTGAATGTTATGACAAGGACGCTGTTCCGCGCTGGCACGTTGAAAGCCATGGCGAAGGCCGTTTTTTCTCGGAGGGATGTTCATGACGCTGCTGCAGCGGAGGGGAGGACGGAGGAGATGaacttggagaaggagaccGAGGTGCCCGAGTGGCTCAAGGGCCGGTTGCATGAGATGTCGTCGGTGGAGGATGACGAAGCTCTGCCTGTGAAATCCGAGGGCCTTAACGTCGTCTTGACAGGCGCGGCAGGTTTCTTTGGCGGCCGCATCCTCAACGCACTCCTCCAATCCCCTGCCGTTCGAACGGTTCACTGCATCGCgcttgatgacgacgacgacgacaacagccaCAGCTACAGCTATAGCGACCTGCAGAAGATCATCTCCTCCAACACGACCACCAAGACAGTCCAGACCTTCCGCGGCAGCCTCGCGGACCCCAAACTCGGCCTCACGCCCTCCGAGACCCGCCTCATCGAGGGCCGACGTCATCATCCACGCCGGCTCCAGCGGAGTCCCTAGAGTTGATCCGCGAGAAATCGTTTCCTGGAGCCTAACCCACCTGATGGCTTAGGATTAGGGTGAACTGTCATCTTTCGGGCCTGGATGACGAGACGGATGGTTGCAACACTCGTCTAGCCATCCACTTGGAGAAGTTGTACTACTTAGTCGCAGAGAAACCACCTGGGGCTTTTGGAATGTGGGAGTGCTGCACCGGATTTTGGATGCTGAAAGGTTGGTACAGCTGAGGGCGCGAGAGCCGGCATGCTTGAGAAGGTTCAACTTTCTGCGCCTCGTCTGATACACCCAAAGGTGGCAGGCATAGATGCACACCTACTCGCAGTTCATCTTCAAAAGGTTGACCATAGAATTGATGAACCTCTGTCCAAGCTGGATGCGTGTATGCGACGTGAAGGGGGTCTATCTAGCTCTCTAATTACTCGGGTCGTCAGAATGTTGATCAGAACTCGGGCTTTGGGTGTCGACGATTTTCAAATTTCTGCCTGAAGCGGACGACATTTCGACTGTTTGCTTGATATGCCAACGCAGTCGGCTGCAGCGAATCTTGGGTGGTCGGTAAAACAGAGGTCTCGGACAGATAATGCAAACTCCCGAGCCTAGGCTGCATCTTCTGGCGCAGCTGCCTGATTGACCCAATCCCAGATTAACAAATCGGTTGCCATATTGAACGGCAAGCATTAAGTGACACGTTAGCCTAGTCTTTAAGAGATTATTACGAAACAATCTGATTGTATATTACAGACTGCATGATTGTAGATCTTTTTCTAGATATCACAGTATCTATGTTTAACCCTGCTAAATATAAAGGGTAGGATGTGCTTCAAACTACAATAGAGGTTTTATTGTTTGCTTATGCAGCTTGAACTTACTCTACTAAGGGCGGGGACTCTAATTGAATGCATTTACAAGAAATTTTATTCTAATTAACAATTTAGGAACAACTGGGGTTTTCGGACTTGAGCGAAGGGAGGCCTAATTGCACCCGGTGGGATACAATAAGCAGCTAATAGACCTACATCTTAGTAATAATACAAATAATTTTCAAAGTACCAGCCTCCATATTATGCTAATACTGCGTCGGTTAAAAAATATATAAGCGTAAGACCTACCTCTGTATTCTTAAAATATATTCTACATGTCGACCTCTAGTATTACAGTTGGCCTTCTTATTTAATCACTCTCTACAAGAGGAATTTTGCAGTAAAACGTCTCATCCTTACAGTATATTTCACACTTATACCTTTATCTCACTCGCCTATTATGCTTAGCCTACGCTTTATTACACTTGCAGTCTATCTTACACGCCTATTCCTAGTACAAGCTGCCCGAACACCGAGAATAGGTTTCGAGATCGAAACTCCGCACATGCCTATATTCAACAGTGAGTGCACAGATGAAGAAAATACAGCTATGAAAGGCCATCGCGTATTAGGCCAAACTGGCAATGGGTGGTTCCTCGGTGTAGATACCAGTCCAGCAGTAAAATCGCTTCTAAACCTCGAATACGATCTACTTTGCGACTTGGGTAATACACATGAGCTTGAAAGCATAATCGGTAACGTTATGGCCAATATGGTAAGTACCTTTACAACCCTGTAGTCAAGCTGAATGCCATAGGCTAACACAGTCCTAATAGGCAGAACTCGATACCAGGGACACTTTTATTATCCAGGACTCCAAGGGTTATCGTGACAATTGTAACCCTTGGAGGAAATTGGCCTTCCCTGGTGTATCTAAAGTCTCCGGCAAAGCGACCTGGGATGTGCAAGCTACGGCACCCTTGATGCTCGAGGCTGTACAGGACCTCTTAATCGCAGCCTTTCAGAAAGAAGACCATCCATTAGTAATCAAACAAAAAAATTGGATGAAGAACTTGGTATATGTCCAAAAGAACTGGTTTGACTCCAAATACTTTCAAGAGGCAACTGGCGGTTCAGACTGGGCTACAAAAGATGTTATAGGCTTCTTATCGATTATGTTGACGAACATCAAGGAGGCTCGGGAGCTTACTGCAAGCATCTTCCACCCATTGATAAGAAAAGGTATATCAACACAAGGCCCTAAGACTCTAGTGTGGCTTATGCCACGCAATAGTTGGACTTCAGTGTTTAGCCTTGTTAAGAAGAAGCTGCCTGAGAGCGTTCAACTTTGGGCCATACTCGAGCACCTAGCTTGTTACCAAAACACTAAGGATGGTAAACTCAAGTAAGAAAAAGCGAAATACATTATTAAATAATCTGCTAACTTTTGAGGATTTAGGCTTGACAAGCGATTCTGCAGAGGCACGGTGGACAACCCTCAGCCTAATGGAAAGCTGCAGGATAAGACTTGGTCCCTAAAGGGCGGCGGTGATCCTTTATCAGTTAAGACTTGGGTTGAAAGCATCGTCTCCCGTCCTGCCGGGTCCCTGGATGCGCTCAGCGAGTGGGATGCTAAGCATTTTGACGGTCAAATTGGCGCCTTCGATAAGCTTGGGAAGACCTTGGAGCAGGTTCTTGACTCAAGCCGTGAGGTTTCATTATGGGAGTTCCGCGGTCTAGGCTATTCACGCAAAGCAGACCTGCCTAAACGCATTGATCAGATTCAAGGCGCGGTTGTAAAGTTTCACAAGAGATATCCCCAGGAGCCGATATCTTAGCTTAGCGGAGGATAAGGTACTGCTACACGCAACAGCCAGCTCTCAGGCGTATTAGTGCTCTTGCGGCATCAATTAACTCTAAACCTCTTTAGGGACACACAGACAAAAGCTAggtgttttctttttttttgaaaGGATCTAAAGGGATCTGCACTTTTTACTATAATGGAATACTCTCCCAGGAGATCACATTTAAGCTGTTACTGTAGACCCTGCAGATAACAACCGACCAAAGTAGCCACAGCCCTACCAATTAGGTAGTGTTGTAGAACATTCAATCCAGACGCAACAGCCACCCTAGGATTCAGCCTTTACTCCGGAATTAATCTCGGCAGTTACGTTGCCGTCGCTGTCTCAAAGTTACTCCTACTTCGACAACAATGTTCTCAAGCTGCCGCCGTACAATTATTTATTAGCTGTTCTCTCAATGTCATATTCTCTAGGTAAATATGGAGCTGCAGAACGTAATGTAAACCTCTTTCGCTACTAACCCTAGCTAAATGAAACACCTTAAACTCCAGGTAAGTCTTAAGTAACTACTTGAGTGATAAGACTAGATATTCTTCTAGACTTTATTGTTTTCTTTGCAGGATTGGATAGCAAGTCTCCTCTGCTTTCGCCACTCTTCAGCGTACCTTACGCCAAAGCCATGCTCAAATACTACCCTAATTTCTTCCAATGTCATGTTTGCTGCCTCGGGATAACAGAAGATAACAAATACCCAGCCCATAAATGACAAGCCGGCATAAAACCCAAAGGTGCCAGATGGAGTCATGCCCCGCATCATTGATAAGAATGTGGAAGACACGATGATGTTAGGTCCCCAGTTGAAGATATTAATCATCATGGTTCCCATCGCCCGAACTTCCATAGGCAAGAACTCGTTGGCTTGCCAGGGCACACATCCCAGCCCGGCGGCGTAGAAGGCAACGAACATGATCATGGCTACCAACACCAATATGGCTGGCCAGCCCACCTCTTGAGAAGTCAGCTTGAGAGTGTCGTTGTCTAGAGGGATCCAGTGGAAAGCAATGGCTGCTATGGCGAGGCACACCGGCATGCCCCACATGGTCCAAAGCAGAAGTCTTCGGCGCCCGACCCGGTCGATGAGGAAGATTGACAATACTGTAAAGATGAAGTTTGTCCCGGCCACAACTGTTCCCACAGCGATGGGGTTCGAGAATCCCACAATATCAAATAGAGTGCTCGAGTAGTACATTAGCGTGTTGAATCCACAAAGCTGCTGGAATGCCATAAGACCACAGGCAGCAATGACGGCTCGCAAGTTGGCTCGGACGGTCCAGAGACTTGTA is drawn from Colletotrichum destructivum chromosome 6, complete sequence and contains these coding sequences:
- a CDS encoding Putative polyketide synthase, ketoreductase domain, NAD(P)-binding domain superfamily; this encodes MVGAAAGEIGLSLCKWALNNGAKHLVITSRNPSFGPIFLSGAERLSASVRVLPIDVTSREFVEGVVRQIRASIPPVFGVAQRAIVLQDRLLLDMSSDELNGTLAAKLEGTEILISVFSQFESSSAQQGYKLDFFVILSSSAY
- a CDS encoding Putative Condensation domain-containing protein, translating into MCFSQRIRDGRPVQGLLASSAFELEHFADANKDDFKQVMDKFKTHLAAAIRNACKQLRLSPFHFYLAVIQIFLARQANFQDVCVGLVAANRDSSLDDSVFRMVGYFVNVLPVQTRIDPNQSFSTIIKSASRKALSAFAHAGVPFDVLLDALELRDGRAATRRRCSRRPSTTALPGADGSRWLWVATVG
- a CDS encoding Putative AMP-dependent synthetase/ligase domain, AMP-binding, ANL domain-containing protein, with protein sequence MYQLHPHQPVIIYSQSNLSSTNLAARVDAVAEALFKAGCVPGNHVAVLCEPSADIIVAMLAVLKTGCVYVTLDTSLPNARHAAMVHMCGPVLLLFHAATEKNVFKLSVESTATLQQMSLTAIADSGLGAKDEPPLRLDDADAPAVLLFTSGSTGKPKGVVLTQGNFTNHLALKTHLLSLGRERVLQHSPLGFGMSIIKVFCALANGGARVAAPRNMRRDLVALTDLVVEHRVSLILATPSEYFAW
- a CDS encoding Putative AMP-dependent synthetase/ligase domain, fatty acyl-coenzyme A reductase, NAD-binding, which codes for MLEGLRLTNCTSRTDITADVSFQSINLDESTRLGDGEEVEEEGKAERQLQEQFAVSKALPNYTARILNPAGKPQPIHYTGEIYISSKGVAMRSYLGLPKKTRKKFFSDPSSSNILYRSGDSSQLLSHGTLLCFGRLEGDLQIKLRGLRLELEEVETALLGASKGLLSTIVVSRDRDYFMPAAIIPLNTLPTSPNGKFDRKAIAALAPPATAPNSTDQVQAAWVEVGEREEEKKTMNIREGELSLLWEWVLPSTATIAMGRVTPLSEFFMRGGNFMPVMRLQALISESMGVNVMTRTLFRAGTLKAMAKAVFSRRDVHDAAAAEGRTEEMNLEKETEVPEWLKGRLHEMSSVEDDEALPVKSEGLNVVLTGAAGFFGGRILNALLQSPAVRTVHCIALDDDDDDNSHSYSYSDLQKIISSNTTTKTVQTFRGSLADPKLGLTPSETRLIEGRRHHPRRLQRSP